In a genomic window of Erinaceus europaeus chromosome 12, mEriEur2.1, whole genome shotgun sequence:
- the TMEM199 gene encoding transmembrane protein 199 isoform X2, which yields MASCLVAGERLVRALRPGGELEPQQLPPKLRAELEASLGKKHKGSDLPSGPARLVPFHLIRDLHQYLRESGSALYLHELLQGSEIYLPEVVKPPRNPELVARLEKIKIQLANEEYKRITRNVTCQDSRHGAALSELGKQAAFICTYLGSQYIFTEMPSRILAALIVASVVGLAELYVMVRVMEGELGEL from the exons ATGGCGTCTTGCCTGGTTGCCGGGGAGCGACTGGTCCGTGCTCTGCGCCCCGGCGGTGAACTGGAGCCGCAGCAACTGCCCCCGAAGCTGCGCGCAGAACTTGAGGCTTCTCTGGGGAAGAAGCACAAGGGCAGCGATCTCCCTAGTGGCCCCGCACGGCTGGTCCCTTTCCACCTGATTCGGGATCTGCACCAGTATTTGAGAGAAAGTG GTTCAGCGTTATACCTTCATGAACTCCTACAAGGTAGTGAAATCTATCTCCCAGAAGTTGTGAAGCCTCCTCGG AACCCAGAGCTAGTTGCTCGACTAGAAAAAATCAAGATACAGCTGGCCAATGAGGAATATAAACGGATTACCCGCAATGTCACCTGTCAG GATTCAAGGCATGGAGCAGCTCTCAGTGAACTGGGAAAGCAAG CTGCCTTCATCTGCACTTACCTTGGAAGCCAGTATATCTTCACAGAAATGCCCTCG CGGATACTGGCTGCACTGATCGTTGCCTCTGTGGTGGGCCTGGCTGAGCTGTATGTCATGGTGCGGGTGATGGAAGGCGAACTAGGAGAACTATAA
- the TMEM199 gene encoding transmembrane protein 199 isoform X1 gives MASCLVAGERLVRALRPGGELEPQQLPPKLRAELEASLGKKHKGSDLPSGPARLVPFHLIRDLHQYLRESGSALYLHELLQGSEIYLPEVVKPPRNPELVARLEKIKIQLANEEYKRITRNVTCQDSRHGAALSELGKQVRSVKTLVITIFNFIVTVAAAFICTYLGSQYIFTEMPSRILAALIVASVVGLAELYVMVRVMEGELGEL, from the exons ATGGCGTCTTGCCTGGTTGCCGGGGAGCGACTGGTCCGTGCTCTGCGCCCCGGCGGTGAACTGGAGCCGCAGCAACTGCCCCCGAAGCTGCGCGCAGAACTTGAGGCTTCTCTGGGGAAGAAGCACAAGGGCAGCGATCTCCCTAGTGGCCCCGCACGGCTGGTCCCTTTCCACCTGATTCGGGATCTGCACCAGTATTTGAGAGAAAGTG GTTCAGCGTTATACCTTCATGAACTCCTACAAGGTAGTGAAATCTATCTCCCAGAAGTTGTGAAGCCTCCTCGG AACCCAGAGCTAGTTGCTCGACTAGAAAAAATCAAGATACAGCTGGCCAATGAGGAATATAAACGGATTACCCGCAATGTCACCTGTCAG GATTCAAGGCATGGAGCAGCTCTCAGTGAACTGGGAAAGCAAG TGAGGTCAGTGAAGACTCTGGTCATCACCATCTTCAACTTCATTGTTACTGTGGCAGCTGCCTTCATCTGCACTTACCTTGGAAGCCAGTATATCTTCACAGAAATGCCCTCG CGGATACTGGCTGCACTGATCGTTGCCTCTGTGGTGGGCCTGGCTGAGCTGTATGTCATGGTGCGGGTGATGGAAGGCGAACTAGGAGAACTATAA
- the VTN gene encoding vitronectin, producing MAALRPLLLLALMAWAVLADQESCKGRCTEGFNQNRKCQCDELCTYYQSCCSDYKTECKPQVTRGDMFVLPEDMYGNYEDYETRDNAGVHTQSPHLPAQPGSTSEQMPVFKPKGETLRPTQETLEHETVTQGSEWGSLWHETTDMGNLDSPVEELCSGKPFDAFTDLKNGSLFAFRGQYCYELDEKAVRPGYPKLIRDVWGIEGPIDAAFTRINCQGKTYLFKGSQYWRFEDGILDPDYPRNISEGFSSIPDNVDAAFALPAHSYSGRERVYFFKGKQYWEYEFQQQPSQEECEDSSLSTVFAHFAQMHQDNWKKVLEILFWGRSPGGASEPQSTSKDWSGVPSQVDAAMAGRIYIAGLSPRVGSSWIRKPKSKRRNRKRYRSHQGRSRARSQSRRRQSRSIWLSWFSSEELDLDLDTYNYDDSKLEWLVPDTCEPIQSVYFFSGDKYYRVNLRTRHVDTVNPPYPRSIAQYWLGCPAPGGK from the exons ATGGCAGCTCTAAGGCCACTTCTGCTGCTGGCCTTAATGGCATGGGCTGTTCTGGCCGACCAAG AGTCATGCAAGGGTCGCTGCACTGAGGGCTTCAACCAAAACAGAAAATGCCAATGTGATGAGCTCTGCACTTACTATCAGAGCTGTTGCTCTGACTACAAGACTGAGTGCAAGCCCCAAG TGACTCGCGGGGACATGTTTGTTTTGCCGGAGGATATGTACGGGAACTATGAGGACTACGAGACTAGAGACAATGCCGGTGTCCACACCCAGAGTCCTCACCTGCCAGCTCAGCCAgggagtacttctgagcagatgccGGTTTTCAAACCCAAGGGAGAGACCCTAAGACCTACTCAGGAGACCCTAGAGCATGAGACAGTGACCCAAGGCTCTGAGTGGGGGAGCCTATGGCACGAGACCACTGACATGGGCAACCTGGATTCCCCAGTAGAGGAGCTGTGCAGTGGGAAGCCCTTTGACGCCTTCACTGACCTCAAGAATGGTTCCCTCTTTGCCTTCCGAG GCCAATACTGCTACGAGCTGGATGAAAAGGCAGTGAGACCTGGGTACCCCAAGCTCATCCGAGATGTCTGGGGCATCGAGGGACCCATTGATGCTGCCTTTACCCGCATCAACTGTCAGGGGAAAACCTACCTCTTCAAG GGGAGTCAGTACTGGCGCTTTGAAGATGGCATTCTGGACCCTGATTACCCCCGAAACATCTCTGAAGGCTTCAGTAGCATTCCGGACAATGTGGATGCAGCCTTTGCCCTGCCAGCTCATAGCTACAGTGGCCGGGAGCGGGTCTACTTCTTCAAGG GGAAACAGTACTGGGAGTATGAGTTCCAGCAGCAGCCCAGCCAGGAGGAGTGTGAAGACAGCTCCCTATCCACTGTGTTCGCACACTTTGCCCAGATGCATCAGgacaactggaagaaagtcttGGAGATTCTCTTCTGGGGCAGATCCCCTG GTGGTGCTAGCGAGCCCCAGTCCACCAGCAAGGACTGGTCTGGAGTGCCCAGCCAAGTGGACGCAGCCATGGCTGGCCGCATCTACATCGCAGGCTTGTCTCCTCGGGTTGGGTCCTCCTGGATCCGTAAGCCCAAGAGTAAGCGTCGCAACCGTAAACGCTACCGCTCCCACCAAGGCCGGAGCCGCGCCCGCAGCCAGTCCCGCCGTCGACAGTCCCGTTCCATCTGGCTGTCCTGGTTCTCCAGTGAGGAGCTGGACTTGGACCTGGACACCTACAACTATGATGACTCCAAGCTGGAGTGGCTGGTGCCTGACACCTGTGAACCCATCCAGAGCGTCTACTTCTTCTCAGGAG ATAAGTACTACCGAGTCAATCTTCGCACACGGCATGTGGACACTGTGAACCCTCCCTACCCACGCTCCATTGCCCAGTACTGGCTgggctgcccagcccctggcgGCAAATAG